The Methanolacinia petrolearia DSM 11571 genome has a segment encoding these proteins:
- a CDS encoding transcription factor S: MMFCPECKGLMKSSNGKLKCTKCGFEKEIEDRSKMMKVRTMEEKDIVIVEDTEEIATLPTTNVRCPECGHDTAYWWLRQLRSADESEVRFFKCVKCKYTWREYD; the protein is encoded by the coding sequence ATGATGTTTTGTCCTGAATGTAAAGGTCTTATGAAGTCCTCAAACGGGAAACTTAAGTGTACAAAATGTGGTTTTGAAAAGGAGATTGAAGACCGGTCCAAGATGATGAAAGTCAGAACGATGGAAGAAAAGGATATCGTCATCGTCGAGGATACCGAAGAGATCGCGACCCTCCCGACGACGAATGTCAGGTGCCCGGAGTGCGGCCACGATACCGCATACTGGTGGCTCAGGCAACTCAGGTCCGCTGATGAGTCCGAGGTCAGGTTCTTCAAATGCGTCAAGTGCAAGTACACCTGGCGCGAATACGACTGA
- the sppA gene encoding signal peptide peptidase SppA, producing the protein MSWLEKKIEYNNKKRSIKSGIPWLVAGVIIALIIIVLLTILIPYSESKGVSVIRIEGTIETGDFYSGGYVGSEYVGSRIRQAADDPLVEAIVLRVDSPGGSPAGAQEIIEDVQYAKTKKPVFVSMGDMATSAAYYISAYADKIYASPDTLTGSIGTIWTFIDTSRSLQIEGVNVSIVKSGDMKDLTSQYRGLTDEEQEYVQAMVDESFERFLDDVLSQRNISREDVEEAQLYRGEDAYDLGLIDEFGNLFETMEAAKNYERPVAIIEMEVNETTGNETAMTTENGTEIAG; encoded by the coding sequence ATGAGCTGGCTCGAAAAAAAGATAGAATACAATAATAAAAAAAGATCGATAAAATCCGGAATTCCCTGGCTTGTGGCCGGAGTGATAATCGCATTGATAATTATAGTTCTTTTAACGATACTGATACCATATTCCGAGAGCAAGGGAGTCTCGGTAATCCGCATAGAGGGAACGATCGAGACCGGAGATTTTTACAGCGGAGGCTATGTCGGAAGCGAATATGTCGGGAGCCGGATCCGCCAGGCGGCAGATGATCCGCTTGTCGAGGCAATCGTGCTCAGGGTGGACAGTCCGGGGGGATCTCCGGCAGGTGCCCAGGAGATAATCGAGGATGTCCAGTATGCTAAGACGAAGAAACCGGTATTCGTATCGATGGGAGATATGGCGACGTCTGCGGCATATTACATCAGCGCTTATGCAGACAAGATCTATGCAAGCCCCGATACGCTTACGGGAAGCATCGGAACGATCTGGACGTTCATCGATACCAGCCGTTCCCTCCAGATCGAGGGCGTCAATGTCTCCATTGTCAAATCCGGAGATATGAAGGACCTGACCTCGCAGTACCGCGGCCTTACCGACGAAGAGCAAGAATATGTCCAAGCTATGGTCGATGAAAGTTTCGAGCGTTTCCTGGACGATGTCTTAAGCCAGAGAAATATCAGCCGCGAGGACGTGGAGGAAGCCCAGCTCTACAGGGGCGAGGATGCATATGATCTCGGGCTTATCGATGAGTTCGGGAACCTGTTCGAGACGATGGAGGCTGCAAAAAATTACGAAAGGCCTGTTGCGATAATTGAAATGGAAGTCAACGAGACCACAGGTAACGAAACTGCGATGACTACAGAAAATGGAACGGAGATTGCCGGGTAA
- a CDS encoding RibD family protein, protein MAGNIVKPHVLMMSEITVDGKLTLKKGASSKILMKYMDHATDILLHKTRAEYDAIMVGSNTINIDNSFLTVRSVKGKSPLRVIPSSRAAIPPESNVLGPDAPTLIAVSKKASPENIRILEDKGADVVCVGEDKVDLPLLMKTLVENYGVSKLMIEGGPTLNYYMLQDRLVDEIRLIHLPFIVGGSDTPSLVGGMHIESEEEMFSLQLKNYYMCGTNLVTEYDVLYRK, encoded by the coding sequence ATGGCGGGAAATATTGTTAAACCCCACGTGCTGATGATGTCGGAGATAACTGTGGATGGCAAGCTTACACTGAAGAAAGGCGCTTCCTCCAAGATCCTCATGAAATACATGGATCATGCAACTGACATCCTCCTGCACAAAACAAGGGCCGAATATGATGCGATAATGGTCGGCTCGAATACAATCAATATCGACAACTCATTTCTTACAGTAAGGTCCGTCAAGGGAAAGAGCCCCCTCAGGGTCATCCCTTCGAGCAGGGCCGCCATTCCTCCCGAATCAAATGTGCTCGGACCCGACGCCCCGACACTCATTGCAGTGAGCAAAAAGGCCTCGCCTGAGAATATCCGGATTCTCGAGGATAAAGGAGCGGATGTGGTGTGCGTCGGCGAGGACAAGGTAGATCTTCCCCTCCTGATGAAGACCCTCGTCGAAAATTACGGGGTCTCGAAACTCATGATCGAAGGAGGGCCGACGCTCAACTACTACATGCTCCAGGACCGTCTTGTCGACGAGATCCGCCTTATACATCTTCCCTTCATAGTCGGAGGTTCGGACACGCCATCTCTCGTCGGAGGGATGCATATAGAATCCGAAGAGGAGATGTTCAGCCTCCAACTCAAAAACTACTACATGTGCGGGACAAATCTCGTTACCGAATACGACGTCCTGTACAGGAAGTGA
- a CDS encoding CDP-alcohol phosphatidyltransferase family protein: MNITALRPKFTGCLEPLANIFIRLRFTPNSVSMLSLLAGMGAAYLFFYQYFVSGAILLFISAVLDLVDGTVARKTGRESKFGAVFDWIVDKYVDSIVILGIGLSGIAIISGYFPIPAQYIPEADFAVVAIAIIGSLMNTFIKPVVYAEVGFEKREDGKIDDPLERVGFFGRPETIIILILGGLTGFIAIAVILVAVCTNLSALQRIIYLYRHL, from the coding sequence ATGAATATTACTGCGCTCAGGCCCAAATTTACCGGATGTCTCGAACCCCTCGCAAATATATTCATCAGGCTCAGGTTCACCCCGAACAGCGTCTCGATGCTGTCACTGCTTGCAGGGATGGGGGCGGCATACCTGTTCTTTTATCAATACTTCGTCTCTGGCGCAATACTTCTTTTCATATCGGCAGTTCTCGATCTCGTCGACGGAACGGTTGCAAGAAAGACCGGGAGAGAGAGCAAATTCGGAGCGGTATTTGACTGGATCGTCGACAAATACGTAGACAGCATAGTCATCCTCGGGATCGGACTTTCGGGGATTGCGATTATCAGCGGCTACTTCCCTATACCCGCACAATATATTCCCGAAGCGGACTTTGCAGTGGTTGCCATTGCGATTATCGGCTCGCTGATGAATACGTTCATAAAACCGGTCGTATATGCGGAGGTCGGCTTCGAGAAGAGGGAGGACGGGAAGATCGACGACCCCCTGGAGAGAGTGGGATTCTTCGGGAGACCGGAGACGATTATCATCCTCATCCTCGGGGGACTGACGGGATTCATCGCGATAGCGGTGATTCTGGTCGCTGTCTGCACGAATCTTTCCGCACTCCAGAGGATTATCTATCTTTACCGGCACCTGTAA
- a CDS encoding geranylgeranyl reductase family protein, whose product MIYDVIVAGGGPAGSMAAKCCAKAGLNTLLVEEHAAVGTPVQCAGLLSTNAFFECEVSDRSVIQTVSGARVVSGLSCEFSFDAGEIKAYVVDRSAFDREMLEAAANAGAEIMLKTSVNGAIADNSGCTVSTTGVSGKQNFRSKMIVAADGPRSNFSRFFGMKRAPVFLSGIQADVPYESDGRLVELHPYASPGFFGWVIPAGKGRARVGLCAEKDTNELFTQFIKQFGPTNVHQVTGTIPIGIMPRTYGNRTLFCGDAAGFAKPTSGGGVYTGVRSARHAADTIAGCIESGDFGDRALSRYESLWKADFGRELAFGVKLFKMRKGLTPEIIDDLCRVMNEKGMAEDIIRYGDMDRPGKIVKKMALNPSIYRVAGKVIGSELRSLFFRD is encoded by the coding sequence GTGATCTACGACGTCATAGTTGCAGGTGGAGGACCTGCAGGGAGCATGGCGGCAAAATGCTGCGCAAAAGCCGGGCTGAATACGCTTCTCGTAGAGGAACATGCTGCCGTAGGAACGCCGGTCCAGTGTGCAGGGCTCCTGAGCACCAACGCCTTTTTCGAATGCGAAGTATCGGACAGGAGCGTTATCCAGACAGTCTCGGGCGCAAGGGTCGTCTCCGGTCTGAGCTGTGAATTTTCGTTCGACGCAGGAGAGATCAAGGCATATGTTGTCGACAGGAGTGCCTTTGACCGCGAGATGCTCGAAGCGGCCGCGAATGCCGGGGCGGAGATCATGCTGAAAACATCCGTAAACGGAGCGATTGCCGACAACAGCGGCTGCACGGTCTCCACCACCGGAGTTTCAGGCAAACAGAATTTCAGATCGAAGATGATAGTCGCAGCGGACGGTCCGAGATCGAACTTCTCAAGATTCTTCGGCATGAAAAGAGCACCGGTATTCCTGTCGGGGATACAGGCGGATGTCCCGTATGAAAGCGACGGAAGGCTCGTAGAACTTCACCCGTATGCATCGCCGGGATTCTTCGGGTGGGTCATTCCCGCTGGAAAAGGACGTGCACGTGTCGGGCTGTGTGCGGAAAAGGATACGAACGAACTCTTTACGCAGTTCATAAAACAATTCGGGCCCACAAACGTTCACCAGGTTACAGGGACAATCCCGATCGGTATCATGCCCCGGACCTACGGGAACAGGACTTTGTTCTGCGGTGATGCGGCAGGCTTCGCCAAACCCACTTCGGGCGGAGGGGTGTACACGGGAGTCAGGTCGGCGAGACATGCGGCCGATACCATCGCCGGGTGTATCGAATCCGGGGACTTCGGCGACCGGGCCCTTTCACGATACGAATCTTTATGGAAGGCGGACTTCGGGCGGGAGCTCGCGTTCGGGGTGAAGCTCTTTAAGATGAGAAAGGGCCTGACACCCGAGATCATCGACGACCTCTGCCGGGTGATGAACGAAAAGGGCATGGCGGAAGATATCATCCGCTACGGCGACATGGACAGGCCCGGAAAAATCGTCAAAAAAATGGCCCTCAACCCCTCGATCTACAGGGTGGCAGGAAAAGTTATCGGGAGCGAACTACGTTCTCTTTTTTTTAGGGATTAG
- the artA gene encoding archaeosortase A gives MEPLLIYAAAIFFIGFLLLRRPYNLYCAAAGWTAIILSILVDLPHYIFVENNFMYPLFGILGIPFLAITIPEILRNNKLTIYLSRGAAIAFLIYIPFGFYQPLGDWLIAVVTSEVSSLLGLFGFGAEKVAWNMIEYNNFRVEIILACTGIQSIAIMLGLAYCVPSDRRQKLMAFLLVVPTIYILNLFRNVFVVMAYTGQWFQVFPEIASNGEIGYESFFWAHNVMAELGALIFLVLLALALFKLNPALGEFAEGIVTLYTEKIMKITGAGKDR, from the coding sequence ATGGAACCCCTCCTCATATACGCCGCAGCGATATTTTTCATCGGCTTTCTCCTGCTCAGGCGCCCGTATAATCTCTATTGTGCGGCCGCCGGGTGGACAGCGATCATCCTATCGATCCTCGTAGACCTTCCGCACTATATCTTCGTCGAGAACAATTTCATGTACCCTCTCTTCGGGATACTTGGGATACCTTTCCTTGCAATAACAATCCCCGAAATCCTGAGGAACAACAAACTCACCATCTACCTGAGCAGGGGGGCGGCCATCGCGTTCCTGATCTATATCCCCTTCGGGTTCTACCAGCCGCTCGGCGACTGGCTGATCGCCGTAGTCACATCGGAGGTCTCGTCACTCCTCGGGCTGTTCGGTTTCGGCGCGGAAAAAGTCGCGTGGAATATGATAGAATACAACAACTTCCGCGTCGAGATAATCCTCGCCTGCACCGGCATCCAGAGCATCGCGATAATGCTTGGGCTTGCCTACTGCGTTCCCTCGGACAGGAGGCAGAAGCTCATGGCATTCCTGCTCGTCGTCCCGACGATATACATCCTGAATCTTTTTAGGAATGTATTTGTCGTAATGGCATACACCGGGCAGTGGTTTCAGGTATTCCCCGAGATTGCATCGAACGGGGAAATCGGGTACGAGAGCTTCTTCTGGGCGCACAATGTCATGGCCGAACTGGGCGCACTCATATTCCTCGTGCTCCTCGCTCTTGCACTGTTCAAACTGAATCCCGCGCTCGGCGAATTCGCAGAAGGAATAGTTACGCTCTACACTGAAAAAATAATGAAGATTACAGGTGCCGGTAAAGATAGATAA
- a CDS encoding EVE domain-containing protein, which produces MTIWIASTNRDNWEVIEKRNLWGVPKRNKNSIERSSPGDKIVIFVRQENAGDTILPSAIMAACEITSKPFEDLSEVFIKPPTMPGEEVFPYRVKLKPVKIFDDPLDFKSLIPKLEFITNKKQWTGHLRTAMRTIPEEDYEYIMKAAETPRG; this is translated from the coding sequence ATGACAATCTGGATTGCATCGACCAACCGCGACAACTGGGAGGTCATAGAAAAGAGAAATCTCTGGGGCGTTCCGAAGAGGAATAAGAACAGCATCGAAAGATCAAGCCCCGGCGATAAGATCGTCATATTCGTCCGCCAGGAAAACGCCGGAGACACGATCCTCCCGTCCGCAATAATGGCCGCCTGCGAGATTACATCGAAACCATTCGAAGATCTCTCGGAAGTCTTCATCAAACCGCCGACTATGCCTGGCGAAGAAGTCTTCCCCTATCGCGTAAAGCTGAAGCCCGTAAAAATATTCGACGACCCTCTCGATTTCAAATCGCTCATCCCGAAGCTGGAGTTCATCACCAACAAGAAGCAGTGGACCGGCCACCTGAGAACGGCAATGAGAACCATCCCCGAAGAAGACTACGAGTATATCATGAAGGCCGCCGAGACGCCGAGAGGGTGA